A window of the Rhinoraja longicauda isolate Sanriku21f chromosome 20, sRhiLon1.1, whole genome shotgun sequence genome harbors these coding sequences:
- the LOC144603427 gene encoding homeobox protein DBX2-like, whose protein sequence is MLPSLIPTPSVSWQVLGPPQLPALHNLGKSFLIDNLLRINGPLNPPLRPIPANPVPVKVAQTAEQIGPSGGPHPTRSSFQLVNPSDNQPAPVTSTSQTVTYPDIAFSKCFLPSFPQVLLACCGGSCQQQVSPTDFPMSSSFRSCEFPLWPQVSHNKVRRGILRRVVFSEEQRKSLEKTFQKQKYISKTDRKKLATHLGLKDSQVKIWFQNRRMKWRNTKERELLTQGYSLEHTLQEKHLSTTDSNNGIANDPERKSTHLGQSSTCKYTALTSMSQSSQSGENRVPDVKVELLKTSPHSHSILHDKDT, encoded by the exons ATGCTTCCTAGCCTGATTCCAACGCCCTCAGTGTCCTGGCAGGTGCTGGGCCCACCTCAGCTCCCGGCATTGCACAACTTGGGCAAAAGTTTCCTAATTGACAATTTGCTTCGGATAAATGGTCCCTTGAACCCCCCGCTTCGACCAATTCCTGCAAACCCTGTGCCAGTGAAAGTGGCCCAAACTGCGGAACAAATCGGCCCATCGGGAGGTCCACATCCTACAAGATCCTCCTTTCAGCTCGTTAACCCCTCAGACAACCAGCCGGCTCCAGTCACCTCCACCAGCCAAACAGTCACATACCCTGACATAG CTTTCTCCAAGTGTTTTCTGCCAAGTTTCCCGCAGGTCCTCTTGGCTTGCTGTGGTGGGTCCTGTCAACAGCAGGTCTCCCCCACTGATTTTCCAA TGAGCAGTTCTTTCAGGAGCTGTGAATTTCCCCTTTGGCCTCAGGTTAGTCATAACAAGGTGCGAAGAGGAATCTTGCGGAGAGTTGTCTTTTCTGAAGAACAGCGGAAATCACTGGAGAAGACCTTTCAAAAGCAGAAATATATCAGTAAGACAGACAGGAAGAAACTGGCCACTCACCTTGGTCTTAAAGATTCACAG GTAAAGATTTGGTTCCAAAATCGACGAATGAAATGGCGAAATACTAAAGAGAGGGAATTGCTCACACAAGGATATTCACTGGAACATACATTGCAAGAGAAACATCTCTCAACTACTGATTCAAACAATGGTATTGCAAATGATCCTGAGCGAAAATCAACACATTTGGGCCAGTCGTCAACTTGCAAATACACTGCATTAACATCAATGTCTCAGAGTAGTCAGTCTGGCGAGAACAGAGTTCCAGATGTGAAAGTAGAATTATTAAAAACATCTCCACACTCCCACTCTATTCTGCATGATAAGGACACCTGA